One genomic window of Amyelois transitella isolate CPQ chromosome 8, ilAmyTran1.1, whole genome shotgun sequence includes the following:
- the LOC106132806 gene encoding uncharacterized protein LOC106132806, translating to MEQHVAEHVAQQLRGMCRDTCRGTFCRPHFSVFIEMSPEEVVAISAAYIVIISSVLKRKRKRRWWMRNFLLQRERRVNILSDLRMSDGSFVNFTRMSSSDFETLLQMIASSIAKQDTILRNAISPHIRLAITLRYLSTGDSYASLSYTFRVSKQLIRKIVPEVCKELINKLKICVKVPATANEWKAKARSFENIWNFPHCVGSIDGKHVLIQAPSNSGSDYFNYKEQFSIVLLGIVDANYNFIYANCGAKEKSSDSGVFQETAFYKALADNQLNWPTPDPIRQDGPNMPYVLVGDSAFALTENMMKPYPGNHDVGTTRRIFNYRLSRARRIVENVFGILGVVFRIFRTPITILPCNAELVVMACIYLHNFLRRNSQSRSLYNPHGTFDSENVDHDILEGSWRREAGSVNMSNLNAMGRRYPESAMEIRNKFAEYFMSEEGRVPWQNNF from the exons ATGGAGCAACATGTTGCGGAACATGTTGCTCAACAACTACGTGGAATGTGCCGAGATACATGTCGCGGAACATTTTGTCGACCACACTTCTCAGTGTTTATAGAAATGTCGCCCGAGGAGGTTGTGGCTATTAGTGCTGCGTACATAGTAATTATATCGAGTGTGTTGAAACGTAAGAGAAAGAGAAGGTGGTGGATGCGGAATTTCTTATTACAACGAGAAAGAAGAGTAAATATTCTAAGTGATCTCCGAATGTCTGACGGATCGTTTGTGAATTTTACTCGCATGTCATCATCTGATTTTGAAACTTTGTTGCAAATGATCGCATCTTCCATAGCCAAACAGGATACAATATTACGAAACGCTATTAGTCCTCATATCAGACTTGCCATTACATTGAGGTACTTGTCGACTGGAGATTCTTATGCTTCTTTGTCGTACACTTTTCGAGTGTCAAAACAACTGATACGTAAAATAGTACCAGAAGTTTGTAAAgaactgataaataaattgaagatATGTGTAAAG GTCCCAGCTACTGCAAATGAATGGAAAGCCAAGGCTAGAAGCTTTGAAAATATATGGAATTTTCCGCATTGCGTTGGATCTATAGACGGTAAACACGTTTTGATCCAAGCTCCTTCGAATTCTGGAAGTGACTATTTTAACTATAAAGAACAATTTAGTATTGTCCTATTGGGTATTGTCGAtgcaaattacaattttatctaTGCAAATTGTGGTgctaaagaaaaatcttctGACAGTGGAGTATTCCAAGAGACTGCTTTTTATAAAGCTTTGGCTGATAACCAACTCAACTGGCCGACTCCAGACCCAATACGACAAGATGGGCCGAATATGCCTTACGTACTTGTAGGAGACAGCGCCTTTGCACTGACAGAAAACATGATGAAGCCATATCCCGGTAATCATGACGTGGGTACAACAAGACGCATTTTCAACTATCGACTGTCAAGAGCTAGAAGAATTGTCGAAAATGTGTTCGGTATCTTAGGTGTTGTATTTCGTATATTCCGAACTCCCATAACCATCCTACCCTGTAATGCTGAACTTGTTGTAATGGCGTGCATATACCTCCATAATTTTTTAAGGCGAAATAGTCAATCGAGATCACTGTACAACCCACATGGAACTTTTGATTCTGAAAATGTGGATCACGATATTTTAGAAGGATCTTGGCGCAGAGAAGCTGGCTCTGTTAATATGTCGAATTTAAATGCTATGGGACGACGCTACCCTGAATCTGCTATGGaaataagaaacaaatttGCTGAATATTTCATGAGTGAAGAAGGACGTGTTCCCTGgcagaataatttttaa
- the LOC132901978 gene encoding transcription factor Adf-1-like → MSVVWGNDTVLLLIELYESRDLLWDTSHRDYRNKIKKNDAWEDIAKALKLPRKEIEAKVHTLRSQFVRERKKVKSSKTTGSGREDVKSSAWFAYDAMKFLLKGATTSGSLDTLDTNSPQSQNTISSPDEDVVLQSQSTVPEFQSPHQLESQSTIDQAEQPTTPAPTPSSSRPTRKRSHPNEDRLEEAYEVLHAAKNRMMSRDEFDVYGQYVGTELRALNDEHSVIMAKYYINNILLDARLGKYRTIYNNQSQPVVQQGYSTASSDISPEPSEEHIIQDILETMDSSNTNSIDGTNTN, encoded by the exons ATGTCTGTTGTGTGGGGAAATGATACCGTGCTTTTGCTTATTGAGCTTTACGAAAGTCGTGACTTGTTATGGGATACTTCACACCGTGACtatcgaaataaaataaagaaaaatgatgCATGGGAGGATATTGCCAAGGCGCTTAAATTGCCTAGAAAAGAAATAGAAGCCAAAGTACATACCCTGCGTTCGCAATTTGTCCGAGAAAGGAAGAAAGTGAAATCGTCAAAAACTACTGGCAGTGGACGAGAGGACGTGAAGTCCAGTGCATGGTTTGCGTATGATGCAATGAAATTTTTGCTAAAGGGAGCCACAACGTCTGGAAGCTTGGACACTTTGGACACAAAC aGTCCACAAAGCCAAAACACGATTTCGTCTCCGGATGAAGATGTCGTTCTACAGTCTCAATCTACCGTTCCAGAATTTCAATCTCCTCATCAACTAGAATCGCAATCTACCATTGATCAAGCAGAGCAACCTACAACCCCTGCACCAACACCTTCATCGTCGCGACCAACTCGCAAGAGGAGCCACCCCAATGAAGATAGATTAGAGGAGGCTTATGAAGTTCTGCATGCTGCTAAAAACAGAATGATGTCCCGAGATGAATTCGATGTTTATGGACAGTACGTAGGAACTGAGTTACGTGCATTAAATGACGAACACAGTGTAATTATggctaaatattatattaataatattttattagatgCACGCTTAGGAAAATACcgtacaatttataataatcaaaGCCAGCCAGTTGTTCAACAGGGCTATAGCACTGCATCCAGTGATATTAGCCCCGAGCCTTCTGAAGAGCATATTATACAAGATATACTTGAAACTATGGATTCCTCGAACACTAATAGCATTGATGGCACtaatactaattaa